Proteins encoded within one genomic window of Salipaludibacillus agaradhaerens:
- a CDS encoding T7SS effector LXG polymorphic toxin, with protein sequence MTTKQLDVDKVHEAIDITIQALHEKEDQLREMEIALTNFVNLEAEFRGQGGQAIRDFYATCHIPFVQLLRLFSEDYEHILQQIKQSLDFVEPAPGGFIDQAFIENDVQDGLDRVSQTAMSLTDSANDR encoded by the coding sequence ATGACTACGAAACAATTAGATGTAGATAAGGTTCATGAAGCGATTGATATCACCATTCAGGCGCTACACGAGAAAGAAGATCAACTGCGCGAGATGGAAATCGCACTTACTAATTTTGTGAACTTAGAAGCTGAATTTAGAGGTCAAGGCGGACAAGCTATTCGCGATTTTTATGCCACGTGCCACATCCCTTTTGTTCAATTATTAAGACTGTTCTCAGAAGATTACGAACACATCCTCCAGCAGATCAAACAATCTTTAGACTTTGTGGAACCAGCACCAGGCGGATTTATCGATCAAGCGTTTATAGAAAACGACGTCCAAGACGGGCTTGATCGGGTCAGTCAAACGGCCATGTCATTAACAGATTCGGCAAATGATCGCTAA